The Lates calcarifer isolate ASB-BC8 linkage group LG14, TLL_Latcal_v3, whole genome shotgun sequence genome has a segment encoding these proteins:
- the LOC108903054 gene encoding thioredoxin: MVRMVESVAEFDDILKEAGDKLVVVDFTATWCGPCKYIAPVFEALSKDPENKNVIFLKVDVDEVQDLCTRCEIRSMPTFQFYKKGQKLEAFSGADPDKLKSKVAALR, encoded by the exons ATGGTTCGCATGGTGGAAAGTGTG GCGGAGTTTGATGACATCCTGAAGGAGGCCGGAGACaagctggtggtggtggactTCACAGCCACATGGTGTGGCCCCTGTAAATACATCGCCCCAGTATTTGAA GCGCTGTCAAAAGATCCTGAGAACAAGAACGTGATCTTCCTGAAGGTGGATGTGGACGAGGTTCAG GATCTGTGTACACGCTGCGAGATTAGGAGCATGCCCACATTCCAATTCTACAAGAAAGGACAGAAG TTGGAGGCATTCTCCGGTGCTGATCCAGACAAACTGAAAAGCAAAGTGGCAGCTCTGAGATGA